A single window of Verrucomicrobiota bacterium DNA harbors:
- a CDS encoding PilT/PilU family type 4a pilus ATPase: MSKSKLECLLAAASENCASDLHLIAGVPPAFRVNGEIILADEDVLHPGEITEMVASLLSAVQQEKFERDWELCVSLLHSAAGRVRVTFYKRNGRPEMSLRFCGDRIASREELGLPAKIDDLARKPNGLVLITGPTGAGKTTTLNYLVDLINRERRCKIITIEDPIEFVHENRRAIIVQQEVLTDTHSFNRALIHVLRQDPDVIVVGEMRDHEAISTALTAAETGHLVMATMHSPNVSHALERIIGVFEGSAQKQIVLQLANALQGVIAQDLLSSADRSRRVLAYELLLANAAVRNLIRESNLHQLENTIQTGGKEGMVLMDNCLHDLYCRCQISYDTALSRARHPDHITRLVKSGETND; this comes from the coding sequence ATGAGCAAATCAAAATTGGAGTGCTTGTTGGCTGCTGCCAGTGAAAATTGCGCTTCCGACCTTCACCTCATTGCCGGCGTGCCTCCCGCGTTCCGGGTAAACGGAGAAATCATCCTGGCTGACGAAGATGTGCTTCATCCCGGCGAAATCACGGAGATGGTCGCAAGCCTGTTGAGTGCCGTGCAACAGGAGAAGTTCGAGCGGGATTGGGAACTGTGCGTTTCCCTGCTGCACAGCGCCGCGGGCCGGGTCCGGGTGACCTTTTACAAGCGCAACGGGCGTCCGGAAATGAGCCTGCGCTTTTGCGGCGACCGTATTGCCTCTCGCGAGGAACTGGGTCTGCCCGCCAAGATCGATGATTTGGCGCGCAAGCCCAACGGCTTGGTCTTGATCACCGGCCCAACTGGGGCAGGAAAAACCACCACACTGAATTATCTCGTCGATCTGATCAATCGCGAGCGCCGCTGTAAAATCATCACAATCGAGGACCCCATCGAGTTCGTGCACGAGAACCGACGGGCGATCATCGTCCAGCAGGAAGTGCTCACGGACACGCATTCCTTCAATCGCGCGCTGATCCACGTTCTGCGACAGGATCCGGACGTAATTGTCGTCGGGGAGATGCGGGACCACGAAGCCATTTCCACGGCGTTGACGGCGGCGGAGACGGGGCATCTCGTGATGGCCACGATGCATTCACCCAATGTGTCACATGCCTTGGAACGCATCATCGGTGTTTTTGAAGGCAGCGCCCAGAAGCAGATTGTTTTGCAACTGGCCAACGCGCTGCAAGGTGTGATTGCTCAGGATTTGTTGTCTTCAGCCGACCGTTCCCGGCGTGTGCTGGCGTACGAACTTTTGCTCGCGAACGCCGCCGTGCGAAACTTGATTCGCGAGAGCAACCTCCACCAATTGGAGAATACCATTCAAACCGGCGGCAAGGAAGGAATGGTGCTGATGGATAATTGTCTGCATGACCTTTATTGCCGGTGTCAGATCAGCTACGACACGGCGCTGAGTCGTGCGCGTCATCCCGACCATATCACACGGCTCGTCAAATCGGGCGAAACGAACGATTGA
- a CDS encoding tetratricopeptide repeat protein: MSQTYEIIRGTLILLVVLAVTGWILFRWLKRSKDEPGVLIVKWIVTIPLVVLALLSVKLFSVVGPFVIVFCAIILSFMWTPNLASALVKPLTSAIDGGDEEPEPRPFYSIARAQRMKGNYAEALAEVRKQLDKFPDDYEGTLLLAELQAENLNDLPGAEMTIQRWCNEPDHPPLQIAAALNQLADLHLKLAQDREAARLALEKITVLFPHTEMALKAAQRIAHPGDDRMLLGRHDRQRFAVRKGVENVGLLENSRHLKPAEMDPGTQAANYVKHLTEHPLDSEAREKLASIYADHYQRLDLAADQLEQLIQQPNQPARQVVHWLNLLADLQIKHASDLAGAQQTLQRIIEQYPGLAAAEKAQRRLDTLKLELKANEKSQAVTLGSYEQNIGLKQRS; this comes from the coding sequence ATGAGCCAGACCTACGAAATCATTCGTGGAACGCTGATCCTGCTGGTTGTTCTGGCGGTGACGGGATGGATTTTGTTTCGCTGGTTGAAACGCAGCAAAGATGAGCCGGGCGTCTTGATCGTCAAGTGGATCGTCACCATTCCACTGGTGGTGCTCGCCTTGTTGTCGGTTAAACTCTTTTCGGTTGTGGGACCGTTCGTCATCGTCTTTTGCGCAATTATCCTGTCCTTCATGTGGACGCCGAATCTTGCCTCAGCGTTGGTCAAGCCGCTCACCAGCGCGATTGATGGCGGCGACGAAGAACCTGAACCGCGCCCATTTTATTCCATCGCCCGCGCCCAGCGAATGAAGGGCAACTATGCCGAGGCGCTGGCCGAAGTCCGCAAGCAACTGGACAAGTTCCCGGATGATTACGAAGGCACGCTGTTGCTGGCGGAATTACAGGCCGAGAATCTCAACGATCTGCCCGGCGCGGAAATGACCATTCAACGCTGGTGCAACGAGCCAGACCATCCGCCCTTGCAGATTGCCGCCGCGTTGAACCAGCTCGCGGACCTGCATTTGAAACTGGCCCAGGACCGTGAGGCGGCGCGGCTGGCCTTGGAAAAAATCACCGTGTTATTTCCCCACACGGAAATGGCGTTGAAGGCAGCGCAGCGCATTGCGCATCCCGGTGACGACCGGATGCTCCTGGGCCGCCATGACCGGCAAAGATTCGCGGTTCGCAAAGGTGTCGAGAACGTCGGGTTGTTGGAGAATTCCAGACACTTGAAACCCGCTGAAATGGATCCGGGAACACAGGCTGCGAACTACGTGAAGCATTTGACGGAACATCCGCTGGACAGTGAGGCGCGGGAAAAGCTGGCGTCGATTTACGCCGATCATTATCAGCGCCTCGACCTCGCCGCCGATCAACTGGAACAGTTGATTCAGCAACCCAACCAGCCGGCCAGACAAGTCGTGCATTGGTTGAATCTGCTCGCTGATTTGCAGATCAAGCACGCCAGCGATCTGGCTGGAGCACAGCAAACTTTGCAGAGGATCATCGAACAATACCCCGGTCTGGCGGCGGCGGAAAAGGCGCAACGGCGGCTGGACACTTTAAAGCTGGAACTTAAGGCAAACGAAAAAAGCCAGGCGGTCACGCTTGGCTCTTACGAACAAAACATTGGGTTGAAGCAGCGCAGTTAA
- the larE gene encoding ATP-dependent sacrificial sulfur transferase LarE, protein MEKLEQLRALLRSYGSCLVAYSGGVDSVFLAYVTREVLGNRSLAAIADSPSLPRRELEEALAIAEQFEIPVRVVHTQEFENPDYLANPNNRCYFCKHELFTELEPLARQEGFAVIAYGENASDVGDFRPGAQAAKEFQVCAPLKEVGLTKAEIRELSAQLCLPTADKPQMACLSSRIPHGEAVTPEKLRMVEVAENVLKDLGFYDVRVRHHELKSEIRNPKSEILLHLARIEVGPQEIPKLLANESFTRVAEALKKIGYAHVTLDLQGYRRGSLNNPSASLASQL, encoded by the coding sequence ATGGAAAAACTGGAACAACTGCGCGCTCTGCTCCGCTCTTACGGCTCGTGCCTTGTCGCTTACTCCGGTGGCGTCGATTCCGTCTTCCTGGCTTACGTGACTCGCGAGGTTTTGGGCAATCGTTCGCTGGCGGCCATTGCGGATTCGCCGAGTCTGCCGCGGCGCGAATTGGAGGAAGCGCTGGCCATCGCGGAACAATTTGAGATTCCGGTGCGCGTGGTGCACACGCAGGAATTCGAGAACCCCGATTACCTCGCCAACCCGAACAACCGTTGTTACTTTTGCAAACACGAATTATTCACCGAGCTGGAACCACTGGCGCGGCAGGAAGGTTTCGCGGTGATTGCTTACGGAGAAAACGCAAGTGATGTCGGCGACTTTCGTCCCGGCGCGCAGGCCGCGAAGGAATTTCAAGTGTGCGCGCCGCTCAAAGAAGTTGGTTTGACCAAAGCCGAGATTCGCGAGCTGTCGGCGCAGCTTTGCCTGCCGACGGCGGACAAGCCGCAGATGGCCTGCCTCAGTTCACGCATTCCGCACGGCGAAGCGGTGACGCCGGAGAAGCTGAGGATGGTGGAAGTGGCGGAAAATGTGTTGAAGGATTTGGGGTTTTACGATGTGCGGGTGAGGCATCATGAGTTGAAATCCGAAATCCGAAATCCGAAATCCGAAATTCTTCTGCACTTGGCGCGGATTGAAGTGGGTCCGCAGGAGATCCCGAAATTGTTGGCGAACGAATCGTTCACGCGCGTGGCCGAGGCGCTGAAGAAAATCGGCTATGCGCATGTGACGCTGGATTTGCAGGGCTATCGGCGCGGAAGTTTGAATAATCCGAGTGCGTCTCTGGCCAGTCAATTGTGA
- a CDS encoding type II toxin-antitoxin system RelE/ParE family toxin: MKVVYHPAVQRDVSRILRHYDGINDRLGDEFWEELNSFINQAAANPQRFHFETRNRRRVNLRRFPYHFLFREIPGGIRITVVRHDKQHPDRGLERR, from the coding sequence ATGAAGGTGGTTTACCACCCGGCTGTTCAGCGAGACGTCTCAAGAATTCTGCGCCACTACGACGGCATCAACGACCGCCTGGGCGACGAGTTCTGGGAGGAGTTGAACTCGTTCATCAACCAAGCTGCTGCCAATCCACAACGGTTCCATTTCGAGACGCGAAATCGGCGACGGGTCAACTTAAGGCGCTTCCCTTATCATTTCCTCTTCCGGGAAATCCCCGGCGGCATCCGCATCACCGTCGTACGCCATGATAAGCAGCATCCTGATCGTGGACTCGAACGACGCTAA
- a CDS encoding DUF2997 domain-containing protein, whose translation MPQREYEITIGPDGKVELNIHGYKGKGCLDAVKMFEQIIGSVESQRATSEFYEPEEQVQYRVDQRH comes from the coding sequence ATGCCGCAAAGAGAATATGAAATAACCATCGGGCCGGATGGCAAAGTGGAGTTGAACATTCATGGCTACAAGGGGAAAGGCTGCCTCGATGCCGTCAAAATGTTCGAGCAGATCATTGGGTCAGTTGAGTCGCAACGTGCGACCAGCGAATTTTACGAACCGGAGGAGCAGGTGCAATATCGAGTGGATCAACGACATTAG
- a CDS encoding DUF3568 family protein: MKTKNFALLAVCGLAFLIAGCVNTVDGRRNPGVPFVKDKIEGSYERPLAQVFAAAKEVLAFNGVLTGENTINNSLEAKVNTRTVWVRVDKIDEKVTHVIVQARAKGGAADIDLAHEMEKQIALKLR, translated from the coding sequence ATGAAAACAAAAAATTTTGCGCTATTGGCCGTCTGCGGGCTGGCGTTCCTGATTGCTGGCTGCGTCAACACTGTGGACGGACGGAGGAATCCCGGTGTGCCGTTTGTTAAAGACAAAATTGAAGGCAGTTATGAGAGGCCCTTGGCCCAAGTCTTTGCCGCTGCCAAAGAAGTGCTCGCTTTCAACGGCGTGCTGACGGGGGAGAACACGATCAACAATTCACTCGAAGCCAAGGTGAACACCCGCACGGTCTGGGTGCGCGTCGATAAGATCGATGAAAAAGTGACCCACGTCATCGTTCAGGCCCGGGCGAAAGGCGGCGCTGCGGATATTGATCTCGCCCACGAAATGGAGAAACAGATCGCGTTGAAGTTGCGTTAA
- a CDS encoding tetratricopeptide repeat protein: MSRFVNLEFDDQFEDRSDASEVVKDEAYYFSQGQAAFENGQFEQALRLFAKVLEHNPQNAAAWTGQVRMLIELGEFREAKLWADKALERFPVEPELLAAKAVALGRSGDLQAALAFSDASIEERGDTPYIWLARGDVLLAREEKRATYCFEKAHLLSPDNWFYAWLTSRIYFFYQKFSLAFKFAQQALTLDSGQGAIWLQVGQCQMALGLVDPARNSFEQARQLNHNSLEVNEALVRLSKIGLWSKLRRQGRQLFSQ, encoded by the coding sequence ATGAGTCGATTCGTCAATCTTGAGTTTGATGACCAGTTTGAGGACCGCTCTGACGCCAGCGAGGTCGTCAAGGACGAGGCTTATTATTTCTCACAAGGGCAGGCGGCGTTTGAGAACGGTCAATTTGAACAAGCCCTGCGTTTATTCGCCAAGGTGCTCGAACACAATCCGCAGAACGCTGCCGCCTGGACCGGTCAAGTTCGGATGTTGATCGAACTCGGTGAATTTCGGGAAGCCAAACTCTGGGCTGATAAGGCGCTGGAACGTTTTCCTGTCGAGCCTGAACTGCTCGCCGCCAAAGCCGTAGCGCTCGGCCGCAGCGGCGACCTTCAAGCTGCTTTGGCTTTTTCCGACGCGTCCATCGAAGAGCGCGGCGACACGCCCTACATCTGGCTGGCGCGCGGGGATGTCCTGTTGGCGCGCGAGGAGAAGCGCGCGACCTATTGTTTCGAGAAGGCACATCTCCTGTCGCCCGACAATTGGTTTTATGCCTGGCTGACTTCGCGGATTTATTTCTTCTATCAAAAATTTTCCCTGGCCTTCAAATTTGCCCAGCAGGCCTTGACGCTGGATTCGGGTCAGGGTGCCATCTGGCTGCAAGTGGGACAATGTCAAATGGCCCTGGGACTGGTCGATCCCGCCAGAAATTCTTTTGAACAAGCGCGGCAATTGAATCACAATTCGCTGGAAGTGAATGAGGCGTTGGTGCGACTTTCAAAAATTGGCTTGTGGTCGAAGCTGCGCCGGCAGGGGCGTCAACTCTTTTCCCAATGA